From the Anguilla rostrata isolate EN2019 chromosome 12, ASM1855537v3, whole genome shotgun sequence genome, the window TTAAGAGATGTAAATCCTACCAACACAAAAGCAGTAGAGTGTAagttgtgggtgggggtgggggtgggggtgggggtggggcccTACCCAGTACTTTATACGTGTACCTAATAGAGTGGTCACTGAGTATATTCTTCTATTCTTATTATACAGTTATACAAGAGAAAGTTCACAGTAATTAAAACTCACTTCTTCCTGCGTTGTCTCTCCTTCAATCTGGAGTGGTAAATATCAACAACTGCAATCTTTAGAGCTAGAAAGAAGTAGTCATTAATTTGTAAACCAACACTTCCTGCTTTCACATTAACATATTCATTACCATACAAGCATTAGCAATTCACTCTGTGCTGCATATTTCTAAATTTTGAACTTTACAATGTGTGCTTTTAGTAAAGCCTTTGACAAACAGACTTAGAAATGATCAAGCATAACTATTCAGATGCACTGCAAACTTTGCAGTAAGCCCATATCCCTCTGGGTTTAGGACACCTTTCCCTCACCATGGAGAATATCAGAGTCATCATCCACAAAATCAATGTCTTTCAAATCCCATTCTGCGTAGTTGTCAAATTCctggcagaggaggagagaaagagaacagatGTGTGGACCCCGTAAAGACAGGATTCATGTGGTTTATACATTCTGttctatgaaaaataaaaacatccatCTCTCACCTCCATGAAGTCTGCTCGGGCAGGCATGTACCCCGCCATGTCTCGGGACAGCAGAGAGTCAAAGGCCGGTCTGGGGGGGTCGTCTGTGGCTGTGGAAGGACGGACACGGAAGCCAGTTTAAAAAAGCATGAGTAAGCAGCACTTATACAGGCAcagcagctttaaaaagcactaCAGTAAGGACGTAGAATTTGTCTTTAAGACTGGTGAAAGCAGGTTTGATAGGTTTTGTTACATGGGTTTAACCAAAACTGAACTAACAGACGGACCCTTTCAACCAATGCTTTGAGCTTTGCTTGAAAATAAACTTGTAGCGGAAGAGCAAAATCATCTATTCAGCACAGCAAACACCAGAAATCGGTGTTGCCAAGATACAAAAGCAGTCCTAGTGAAGTATATCACCGACTTTctaatttttcacaaaaaagtgttattttctAATATGTTTTCATGAtcattgattaaataaaatattgttccATGACCATGTAAACATATAAAGCCAAAATAGCTGCAACTTACATTGTCTGTGGAAATAGTcacctgaaaagtgccaaactctcggtgctgtgtaggtatggggcatgccccgccaaggcttaaattggctggatggcatacctgccatcccaattacaATGTCTGCATGTTCATGGGTTAGCCAGTGTAGACACGCAAAACTTATAAACAGTAAGCTTGAATACTGTTGACTTTTCCTTTGTATGAGAGTTTACATTCTTAAGGCGCGCACGTCTGATGAGTGATTCATACCCACACAATCCACAGCGATTGACCCAAAAAATTCATGTGCAGCTACAGGTAAAGGAGATATTTTATGGTAGTAGATTCTTCCATTTGAAATGCAGCTAATATGGGTGGGATAGCATAGAGGAACAGAGGTAATATGGGAAAAGAGGAAAGGAACTGAATAAAAAGTTTGGGGAAAGCAGCGATGGAAAACGCAAGCGAAGAGCAGGAGAGCGAGCTCTCACGTTTGAAGGGGATGGCCGTGTCGGCCGTGCGAGCCTCCATCTGCCGCAGGCCGAGCAGCGTGGAGGAGAACAGCGGGTTGTTGATGAAGTTCTTCATGTAGTGCCCCTCGCACTCTTCCTTGCTCTTGGTACGCATCTGATAGGCCACGTCCTGCCTGCACAGGAAATAGCGACACTCTTCGAGATTACATTATATCAATACACATGAAGTTTTAAGTGCACAAAATGAATTCTCTTGTAAGgaccatgttttatttttggttttgtttttattatctaCATGTATGTCAACATCCCTCTCAATCAGacatagttttttccccctaaaaaaGCTGAAACATGGTGGATTATGTGTGTCCTGACAGCAAATTTCTTCCTCACGAGTATGGGAGTCTTATTGTACAAAGTTTTTCCAATCAAGGTCAAGCAGGATGCGAAGACTCACCCGTAACTCAAACTGGAGCTGATTTATTGTGCCCCATGTGGCCAACTGGCACCAGCGTTTAATTTCTTTCAGGCAATTTCTACCGTCCTCATAAAACCAACAAAATTCATGAGACACACTATCTACAGCTTTATCTGGAGAGAACGTGCAGAAGTGCATGCAGGTACGTGTGCACTGTGCAGGTATGTGCACAGGTATGCACTGACCAGTTCCCAAAGCCACAGTCCATCACTGCCTCCAGTAATGACATCTCCTCCTGCGCCGTCCAGcccggctccagcacagggaaaTCTGAGGTCTGCAGGAGAAAACATGAATTTCCACTCCAAATTAGGAGGAGAATGAAAAACAGGAGCTAAAACAGAGCTAATACACAAACAATAAACCAATACCAGTGCAAATCACAGTATTTAAGTGTGAGATCATGAAAGATCaaacaaataatcaaatttAATACATCACCAAGGGTACCCCACAGATTAATATGGATATTAGCCTCTGAATTTATCTAGTTTTACGCAGTAAACCTACTCTAGTCCTGAAGCCTTACCAGTACATTTGTTTCCAGTATTACTCTTACCATAATTTCATATCTGTGATCACTTTGGTGCTTCTTGTACTCAAACCCCCTGGTAAAacactaaataataaaaagatgcGTTAGCTTCCATATCCATATAGCTTCATACAATACCAACTCATTCAATTACCAACCAATCTAATCGGTGCTTTCAATAAACTTATGTCTGTGTCTAATGTCTCATGTCTAATGTCtcatttcagcaaaaaataataatttcagataTTTGTCATGCGACACAACACGTTGTAATGTATCgataataattttaaacacGATATTAACATTTGAGGATGCAGAGCAATAATTTAGCAAGGGTTTTAGAAAGATGATCAAAAATGGAACCGGACTGCCGCAGACAGACCTGTAGGCAGAGGAGGAAAGGCGTGGGACCACACTCCGCGCATTTTATATACGGCTCGGTCAGGTAGGACGAGCAGCCCCGGCACGGCGGCTTGTCGTACGGGTCATCTAGGATCATTTAAATGACTTATTAGCTAGTTGGACAGTGCATTCACTACTTCTGAGTTGCTCCGCGTAACCACGTTAGTTACCAACTTAATTAACGTCAACGAAGGATGCAAAACATTGGCTACATCGATTAGACCAATTCAAAACAAAGGACAACAGCTGCTAGCTGCCTTGTTCGCTGGAAAATAAATGGTCttcatcattcatttaattaaggTTAGTTAGGTCCCGAGAGTTTGGTACTCAGGTTCTCAGAACCAGTACGTAACTAGGTAGCAGAATACAAGTAAAACAATTACacttgctagctagcaaactgGCCAAAATAGGCTATgaaaactagctagctaatcacgCAGCCTTCTGTGTTCACCGTCAGAGTGAACGTACTTAGCTGGATGGCTAGGTAGCTGTCTTGCTCTTCACATGTTCGATTCCAATATATGCATGTACTTACATAGCCAACTGTATTATCCAGGTAGTTAGATAGCAGCTACCGGTACCTACATATAGGTTTAACTTCAAAAAGTGACACTTACTTCCAAAAGAGGCTAACCGATCCATGCTCGTTGCTTGATAATCAACCTTATGTTATTCGATTCAGATTTTCAGCGCACAGCCTCCCCTGCCGTCGTACAATCAGGCAAAACTAATCAAACAGCATTATCAGACTCGATTAGCTGAAGAACGACTGGGCAATCGATAGCGccaaagaaaatgagaaaatgcatgttacaataaaaataaacatagacCATTGTCCGCAACTTGTAGTCACGATTGCACTCCGTCAGGGAACTAGGACATGCGCTGATACCGAACAATCATAAatcttttattaaaatttacaCGGATATTCAGCGTCAAGCAGCATAGTTCACTTCTAACAAGGCTGCAAAATATAGCAgtattttaatttgagggtattgaCATCCATACTGGCTGGTGATCTATATAAGTATTATAGCCGTTTTTATGATACATCTATGGTAGCCTACTTACTATACTTCCTAGCAGTAGCAATACATTATATTAAATACACTACTTGAGCCTTCGGCAACCAGTTTATACTGGAACTCTGTATCTAGTCTCAGCTCTCAAAGACTTCTGGTTGCAGATTTTAGGCTCGCAAGTATTAGATCAAAATCCATAATATTAACccactattttttttacattgtaaactTTCTACCTAATGTTGGCATCTCTTCTGTACACAATGTCACCAAAGCTGAGAAagactttaaaaatatatatatattaacctTCTAGCGGCTAGCATCTTAACATAGTGagacaaaaatattacttttgtcCTGACTTTTGGTTACATTCTCTATTAAGATACTTTTCTGGATTTGTAGGAGGCTATTATGAAATCACCTAGTTGTGGTTTAGATAAAAATTTAGCTACCCAGCCAACAACTTTGTGTTAATTTTATCTGTGACTGCCGACCAGAAGTAATACAACTATCATCTGCTCTTTGCCATTATGAGCACACATGCATCAAAAAAAGCCTTGGAATTTCAGGTTTTATTTGGGAAAAATTTAATtagcaaatttaaaaatgcagaaacccAGGTGAAAATCAGTCATATTGCTTGCTTAATTATGGGGTACAAGCAAAGTCAAATGAATTAGCTCATGAAACAGGAGACAGGCATAGTCATTTTAATCGTCACATTAATATGGATTCAATAATGACACACAAATGCAGTGACAATAATAGACATTTACACCTGAAAAGAGTTACATTACGGTGAAGCCATCCACTAAACCATGGTTAACTAATTTCTTTAACaaatacacaatttattttataattgaatAAAGAATCAAACTGATATTACTGGGGGCTGCTGAGTATAGCTCACTCTTGTAGAAGCACCGCTTGCGGCGCATGAGTGAGCACCACAGTCTGTGACTatggccagcagccccacagaaACGGTGCATAATTATATAGCATTGTTCGTTGCTCAAGTGACTCCTGTTGGTCGTCGCAGCTGGTGCCCGTGGCTAGCTCTGTCTGCACACGTGTATGAAtgggtctcctccgcccctACTCTGTGCATGTGCGGCTTGCAGCTGGCAGGCGcatgtttcggaggagaaccgcgGATTGCCTTCACTCTCCTGAGCCAGCAGCAGTAGCCGTATATGAACGTACTTAATACTGAGTTTGCAAATTGAACATTTCAAAGTCGGTTGGGATTGGAGATGCcaaatttacatatatatttaaaaaatatgatattcaagttgttttatttaacatgtTTACACACAAGGATAGTTTTAATGGCTTTCTGTGGGACCATGGAGACAAtttcattatgtattattaataaatattgtgGAGTTAATTATACTTAGTcttaatgttaaatatatttgtatatatatatttgtatgttaCATAAGTCACTGTAATATGTGTTATCAGTATATCCAACTTAATATTAATTCAGGCAGGGGGAAAGCGGAAAGGGATACTGATAGAGATGAAATCACATTACGAAAACTGGTGGGGAATGAGCCCCCAGTCAAATAGGGGAATTTCACTGCACCACACAGTCTTTTGCTTTTCTATGGGCCGGGCGGGTCCACATCATCTCTGGTTATGTATTCAGGATTTGCCCTGCCAAATTTTGGAGATGTCAAAAGCGGACAACGCACACCATGGTAGTTCACACTGATCACATTTCCTTATAATAAGGTAATACTGGCTGATAAACTGTCCATaacagaaatgtacaaaatgtgccCTTATAATCTTAAGAGCCAGGACAagtcagaaaatatatatacaaattacTGTGCATGTATGGCCCATATTTCTCAAGCATATCCTTTGTAGCCCAATAATCTACCGGTACCTCAAATAGAGGAACTTTATAGGAATCCATCTTGATCTCTGGCTATCCAGGCTGGTGGCATGGAGGATCACCTGGGAACAGACTCCTCTATAAAAGCTGGGAACAAGAGAGGcaataaagacacacacatttataaatataacatACACAAATTCACTATTCAATTATCAAGTCTTTTGGATTAAGTTGAGTTaattttcactttaaatttaGCCTCATTTGCCTCAATTTATCCAAATTTTGATCCACTGATTAATTTTAACAACTTGTACCCCACTGTTTCATTCTTAATGTAATATCAGTGTCCTGTAACTTTCATGGACATTATTAACAAACTGATCAATGGCATGAAA encodes:
- the tada2a gene encoding transcriptional adapter 2-alpha isoform X1: MNDEDHLFSSEQDDPYDKPPCRGCSSYLTEPYIKCAECGPTPFLLCLQCFTRGFEYKKHQSDHRYEIMTSDFPVLEPGWTAQEEMSLLEAVMDCGFGNWQDVAYQMRTKSKEECEGHYMKNFINNPLFSSTLLGLRQMEARTADTAIPFKPTDDPPRPAFDSLLSRDMAGYMPARADFMEEFDNYAEWDLKDIDFVDDDSDILHALKIAVVDIYHSRLKERQRRKKIIRDHGLIHLRKFQMLERRYPKQVQDLYEAMRRFARVVGPIEHDKFIESHALEFELRREIQRLQEYRRAGIQSFCSAKVYERVKRVREDERRKRSMLCDVLQLIQDGRACQQWLHKQAAIDAGISPVVTSIPTSASGRRSAPPLNLTGLPGTDKLNDREKELCQVVRLVPGAYLEYKQALLNESRRQGGLRLAQARALIKIDVNKTRKIYDFLIKEGYINKA